The Drechmeria coniospora strain ARSEF 6962 chromosome 02, whole genome shotgun sequence genome has a segment encoding these proteins:
- a CDS encoding S-adenosyl-L-methionine-dependent methyltransferase encodes MGNGHDAVDHRPDQAGSPTPSLAFAALPPTIEAASQPGEENEFEINEEPFNDGTASVSSSVYAFTYERGRRYHCFKNGRYPIPNDDQEQEREDMKHAMLMELTDGTPFYAPTGDHPQTIVDVGTGTGELPLGTLLPPCCPALPSPALPCHASWHPRRYEHGRPALVAVTCRDMTDAHPSLGDRYPSARVLGIDLTPIQPVWLPPNVEFLVDDCEKEWLVADVDLVHFRFMAIFLHDINLVLSHAYKSMRPGGWVEFQELDGTPFCDDGTMTDDDAFQRLHHVASEAYAALGMSMSAASRLESVLIDAGFVNIHCKILKVPIGVWAKDKTMRLIGLYQKTAVLEFMPAMAGRPFEALGIPAAEAQLKLAMARKALEDTTVHRYFNYYFWYAQKPTEPMSHGP; translated from the exons ATGGGCAACGGgcatgacgccgtcgaccaccGGCCCGACCAGGCCGGGAGCCCTACCCCGTcgctcgccttcgccgccttgccgccgacgatcgAGGCCGCGAGCCAGCCGGGAGAGGAGAACGAGTTCGAAATCAACGAGGAGCCCTTCAACGACGGCACCGCGAGCGTCAGCTCGAGCGTCTACGCCTTCACCTACGAGCGCGGCCGTCGCTACCACTGCTTCAAGAACGGCCGGTACCCGATCCCCAACGACGACcaggagcaggagcgggAGGATATGAAGCACGCCATGCTCATGGAGCTCACCGACGGCACCCCCTTCTACGCACCCACCGGCGACCACCCCCagaccatcgtcgacgtcggcacaGGGACCGGTGAGCTTCCCCTTGGTACCCTGCTCCCTCCATGCTGCCCAGCCCTGCCCAGCCCAGCCCTGCCGTGCCATGCCTCTTGGCACCCCCGCCGCTACGAGCACGGCCGGCccgcgctcgtcgccgtgacGTGCCGTGACATGACCGACGCGCACCCGTCCC TCGGTGACAGGTATCCGAGCGCccgcgtcctcggcatcgacctgACGCCGATCCAGCCCGTGTGGCTGCCGCCCAACGTCGagttcctcgtcgacgactgcGAGAAGGAgtggctcgtcgccgacgtcgacctcgtccactTTCGCTTCATGGCCATCTTCCTCCACGACATCAACCTCGTGCTGAGCCACGCGTACAA GAGCATGCGGCCCGGCGGCTGGGTCGAGTTCCAGGAACTCGACGGCACGCCCTTttgcgacgacggcaccatgaccgacgacgacgccttcCAGAGGCTCCACCATGTCGCCTCCGAGGCCTACGCGGCCCTGGGCATGAGCATGTCGGCTGCCTCCCGTCTCGAGTCGGTCCTCATCGACGCCGGATTCGTCAACATCCATTGCAAGATCCTCAAGGTGCCCATCGGCGTCTGGGCCAAGGACAAGACGATGCGCCTCATCGGCCTCTACCAGAAGACGGCCGTGCTCGAGTTCAtgcccgccatggccggccggcccttcgaggccctcggcatccccgccgccgaggcccagCTGAAGCTTGCCATGGCTCGGAAAGCACTTGAGGATACGACGGTGCACCGCTACTTCAACTACTACTTCTGGTACGCGCAAAAGCCGACGGAGCCCATGTCGCACGGGCCTTGA
- a CDS encoding acyl CoA ligase-like protein has product MDEYDAELQDRLDDLDRELQEGDITDKGYQKRRTLLLSQYLAPPPSEPAAAPKPRSGLRIHSPDDSDYGSSNGHRAAAYNAIAGQDSDPSTTNSSYRPASGYGHTPDSTSGGPLHVVGSVAEHAMTGGRDSLFLTPGSDGPTRSGTMASRDYAFKPEQQGPYADSHPHQQQQHYDGRTGTMKDSDAYFSDFAGQQHYDQHQQGEYVVAHKYSSSEAFSPAAAVAPPMLAASDLPPPEALEYQSPLEPREVPFAIYDPQDHSTPMSGFENIAAVLRHRARKSAKTPAYWVLDGKGKEIASITWDKLASRAEKVAQVIRDKSSLYRGDRVALVYRDSEVIDFAIAMLGCFIAGVVAVPINDLQDYQRLNYILTTTQAHLALTTDNNLKAFQRDITAQKLTWPKGVEWWKTNEFGSFHPKKKEDIPALSVPDLAYIEFSRAPTGDLRGVVLSHRTIMHQMACLSAMVMTVPGNGPGDTFNPSLRDKNGRLIGGAAGSEILLSYLDPRQGIGMILSVLLTVYGGHTTVWFDNKAVDVPGLYAHLITKYKATVMIADYPGLKRASYNYQQDPMTTRNFKKGVEPNFQAVKLCLIDTLTVDGEFHEVLADRWLRPLRNPRARDVVAPMLCLPEHGGMVISMRDWLGGEERMGVSLKLEREADADSDEDRGDRERQSSTLGNGFASLLGGGTTKAMQRRGNKEVNEVLLDREALKTNEVIVTAYGDEVERKAVGNPDMVRVGAFGYPIPDATLSVVDPETGLLASPRSVGEIWVDSPSLSGGFWAQPKNTELIFHARPYKFEPGEPTPTPVEPEFLRTGLLGTVIEGKVYVLGLYEDRIRQKVEWVEHGHEIAEYRYFFVQHMVVSIVKNVPKIYDCSAFDVFVNEEHLPVLVLESAAASTAPATSGGPPRQLDTALLDSLAGRCMEVLMQEHHLRLYCIMITAPNSLPRVLKNGRREIGNMLCRREFDLGNLPCVHVKFGVEHAVLNLPIGIDPLGGIWSQVASESRENILAAADKQYSGIDRREVVIDDRTSTPLNNFACITDLIQWRVARQPEELSYCTIDGRGREGKGVTWRKFDTKLAAVAMYLKNKVKVRPGDHLILMYTHSEEFVFAVHACINLGAVIIPMSPLDQNRLNEDVPAFLHIVSDYRVKAVLVNQEVDHLIKLKVVASHIKQSAQILKIAIPSVYNTTKPPKQNNGLRDLGLTIDPAWVRPGYPVVVWTYWTPDQRRIAVQLGHDTIMGMCKVQKETCQMTSSRPVLGCVRSTTGLGFIHTCLMGIYIGTPTYLLSPVEFAQNPMSLFVTLSRYKVKDTYATPQMLDHAMSAMQAKGYTLHELKNMMITADCRPRVDVFQKVRLHFAAVGLDRTAINTVYSHVLNPMVASRSYMCVEPIELWLDTKALRRGLVVPVDAESDPKALLVQDSGMVPVSTQIAIVNPESRMHCRDGEYGEIWVDSEACVKSFYGSKDAFDAERFDGRTMDGDPSVGYVRTGDLGFLHTVSRPIGPGGALVEMQVLFVLGSIGETFEVTGLSHFPMDIEGSVERCHRNIVAGGCAVFQAGGLVVVMVEVSRKPYLASIVPVIVNAILNEHQIVVDIVAFVSRGDFPRSRLGEKQRGKILAGWVTRKLRTLAQFAIRDLDLAAMGEGGGGGGDVNRTSIGSLRSGIPAAGSSNLRNAESAPRIMEQEEFEQQMDQISNMTPAQARDSLQEEQMDQLSRSASAQRSGSLAQEQPASSSGYARETAHGRGDGQADETQFGRAEVTSTAGPNMVPRSSEARPPPRIRLPGVDGRDVFELDGGDDEEDEDWTTNAMMHMNLAGSANAR; this is encoded by the exons ATGGACGAGTATGATGCCGAGCTCCAGGAccggctcgacgacttgGACCGGGAGCTGCAG GAGGGAGACATCACAGACAAGGG CTATCAAAAACGCCGCACCCTGCTGCTGTCACAATACTTGGCCCCGCCCCCCAGCGAGCCGGCCGCTGCTCCGAAGCCGCGATCCGGCCTGAGGATACACTCCCCCGACGACTCGGATTACGGCTCGAGCAACGGCCACAGGGCGGCGGCCTACAATGCCATAGCCGGTCAGGATTCCGACCCGAGCACGACCAACTCGTCGTACCGGCCAGCCTCCGGCTACGGTCACACGCCAGACTCGACCTCTGGCGGCCCCCTGCATGTCGTCGgttccgtcgccgagcatgcCATGACCGGAGGTCGCGACTCACTCTTCCTGACGCCCGGAAGTGACGGTCCCACGAGGAGCGGGACCATGGCCTCGCGAGACTACGCCTTCAAGCCTGAGCAGCAGGGTCCATACGCCGACTCGCATCcgcatcagcagcagcagcactaTGACGGTCGAACGGGAACCATGAAGGACTCGGACGCCTACTTCTCCGACTTTGCCGGCCAGCAGCATTACGACCAGCATCAGCAGGGGGAGTACGTCGTGGCCCACAAGTACTCCTCGAGCGAAGCCTtctcccccgccgccgccgtggcgcCCCCGATGCTCGCCGCGAGCGACCTGCCGCCCCCGGAGGCGCTGGAGTACCAGTCGCCCTTGGAGCCCAGGGAGGTGCCGTTCGCCATCTACGACCCCCAGGACCACAGCACGCCCATGTCCGGCTTCGAAAACATTGCCGCCGTCCTGCGACACCGAGCGCGGAAGTCGGCCAAGACGCCCGCTTACTGGgttctcgacggcaagggcaaggagaTAGCATCCATCACCTGGGACAAGCTGGCGTCGCGCGCCGAAAAGGTCGCCCAGGTCATAAGGGACAAGAGCTCGCTCTACCGCGGCGAtcgcgtcgccctcgtctaCCGCGACAGCGAGGTCATAGACTTTGCCATCGCCATGCTCGGCTgcttcatcgccggcgtcgtcgccgttccCATCAACGATCTGCAGGACTACCAGCGTCTCAACTACATCCTGACCACGACCCAGGCCCACCTGGCCCTGACGACGGACAACAACCTCAAGGCCTTCCAGCGCGACATCACCGCCCAGAAGCTCACGTGGCCAAAGGGCGTCGAGTGGTGGAAGACGAACGAGTTCGGAAGCTTCCACcccaagaagaaggaggacaTCCCCGCCCTGTCCGTCCCCGACCTTGCCTACATCGAGTTTTCCCGAGCGCCGACGGGCGACCTGCGAGGCGTCGTCCTGAGCCACCGCACCATCATGCACCAGATGGCCTGCCTGAGCGCCATGGTCATGACCGTTCCCGGAAACGGCCCCGGCGACACGTTCAACCCGTCGCTGCGCGACAAGAACGGCCGActcatcggcggcgccgccggcagcgaGATCCTGCTCTCGTACCTTGACCCGCGCCAGGGCATCGGCATGATCCTCAGCGTCCTCCTGACCGTCTACGGCGGCCACACGACCGTCTGGTTCGACaacaaggccgtcgacgtcccgGGCCTGTACGCCCACCTCATCACAAAGTACAAGGCCACCGTCATGATTGCCGATTATCCCGGCCTCAAGCGGGCCTCGTACAACTACCAGCAAGACCCGATGACGACGCGAAACTTCAAGAAAGGCGTCGAGCCGAATTTCCAAGCCGTCAAGCTGTGCCTGATCGACAccctcaccgtcgacggcgagttTCACGAGGTCCTCGCCGACCGATGGCTGCGACCGCTACGGAACCCGAGAGCGCGGGACGTTGTTGCGCCGATGCTCTGCCTCCCCGAGCACGGCGGCATGGTCATCAGCATGCGTGACTGGCTCGGAGGCGAGGAGCGCATGGGCGTCTCTCTCAAGCTCGAGAGggaggccgatgccgattcGGACGAGGATCGGGGAGACAGGGAGAGgcagtcgtcgacgctcggCAACGGCTTCGCCAGCCTCCTGGGCGGAGGAACGACCAAGGCGATGCAGCGGCGCGGGAACAAGGAGGTCAACGAGGTGCTTCTCGATCGCGAGGCTCTGAAGACGAACGAggtcatcgtcaccgcctACGGGGACGAGGTGGAGAGGAAGGCGGTCGGCAACCCCGACATGGTCCGCGTCGGCGCCTTCGGCTACCCGATCCCCGACGCGACgctgtccgtcgtcgacccggagaccggcctcctcgcctcgccgcgcAGCGTCGGCGAGATCTGGGTCGACTCACCCTCCTTGTCCGGCGGATTCTGGGCCCAGCCCAAGAACACCGAGCTCATCTTCCACGCAAGGCCGTACAAGTTCGAGCCCGgcgagccgacgccgacgccggtggAGCCCGAGTTCCTACGGACGGGTCTGCTGGGGACCGTCATCGAGGGAAAGGTGTACGTCCTCGGTCTCTACGAGGATCGAATCCGGCAAAAGGTCGAGTGGGTCGAGCACGGCCACGAGATTGCCGAGTACCGCTACTTCTTCGTCCAGCACATGGTGGTGAGCATCGTCAAGAACGTGCCCAAGATCTACGACTGCTCGGCCTTTGACGTCTTCGTCAACGAGGAACACCTTCCCGTCCTCGTTCTCGAATCTGCtgccgcctcgacggcgcccgccaCCTCCGGGGGCCCGCCCCGGCAGCTCGACACGGCCTTGCTGGACTCGCTGGCGGGCCGATGCATGGAGGTGCTCATGCAGGAGCACCACCTTCGACTCTACTGCATCATGATCACGGCCCCCAACTCGCTGCCGCGGGTGCTCAAGAACGGCCGGCGCGAGATCGGCAACATGCTGTGCCGGCGCGAGTTTGACCTGGGCAACCTACCCTGCGTGCACGTCAAGTTCGGCGTCGAGCATGCCGTCCTCAACCTGCccatcggcatcgacccCCTCGGCGGCATATGGTCGCAGGTTGCCTCCGAGTCGAGGGAGaacatcctcgccgccgccgacaagcAGTACTCGGGCATCGACCGCCGGGAGGTGGTCATCGACGAcaggacctcgacgccgctgaACAACTTTGCCTGCATCACCGACCTCATCCAGTGGCGCGTGGCCCGCCAGCCCGAGGAGCTGTCGTACTGCACCATCGACGGCCGGGGCCGCGAGGGCAAAGGCGTCACGTGGCGCAAGTTCGACACCAagctggccgccgtggccatgTACCTGAAGAACAAGGTCAAGGTGCGGCCGGGCGACCATCTGATTCTCATGTACACGCACTCGGAAGAGttcgtcttcgccgtccATGCCTGCATCAACCTGGGGGCCGTCATCATCCCGATGTCCCCGCTCGACCAGAACCGGCTGAACGAGGACGTGCCGGCCTTTCTGCACATAGTGTCCGACTACCGCGTCAAGGCGGTGCTGGTGAACCAAGAAGTCGACCATCTGATCAAGCTCAAGGTGGTGGCGAGCCACATCAAGCAGTCGGCCCAGATACTCAAGATCGCCATCCCGAGCGTCTACAAcacgacgaagccgccgaagCAGAACAACGGGCTGCGAGACTTGGGCCTGACCATCGACCCCGCCTGGGTGCGGCCGGGCTATCCGGTCGTCGTCTGGACGTACTGGACGCCGGACCAGCGGCGGATCGCCGTCCAGCTCGGGCACGACACCATCATGGGCATGTGCAAGGTGCAGAAGGAGACGTGCCAGATGACGAGCTCGCGGCCGGTGCTCGGGTGCGTCCGAAGCACGACGGGCCTGGGCTTCATCCACACGTGCCTCATGGGCATCTACATCGGCACGCCGACCTACCTCCTCTCGCCCGTCGAGTTTGCGCAGAACCCCATGTCGCTCTTCGTGACGCTGTCCCGGTACAAGGTCAAGGACACGTACGCGACGCCCCAGATGCTCGACCACGCCATGTCGGCGATGCAGGCGAAGGGATACACGCTGCACGAGCTCAAGAACATGATGATCACGGCGGACTGCAGGCCGAGGGTGGACGTGTTCCAAAAGGTCCGCCTTCactttgccgccgtcggcctcgacaggACGGCCATCAACACGGTCTACTCGCACGTGCTCAACCCGATGGTCGCCTCGCGTTCCTACATGTGCGTGGAGCCGATCGAGCTCTGGCTCGACACGAAGGCGCTCCGCCGCGGCTTGGTGGTGCCGGTCGATGCCGAGTCGGACCCGAAGGCGCTTCTGGTGCAGGATTCCGGCATGGTTCCCGTTTCGACGCAGATTGCCATCGTGAACCCGGAGAGCCGGATGCActgccgcgacggcgagtaCGGCGAGATCTGGGTCGATTCCGAGGCGTGCGTGAAGTCGTTTTACGGATCCAAGGACGccttcgacgccgagcgaTTCGACGGCCGCACCATGGACGGCGACCCGAGCGTCGGCTACGTGCGAACCGGCGACCTCGGCTTCCTGCACACCGTCAGCCGGCCCATCGGGCCCGGCGGAGCGCTGGTGGAGATGCAGGTGCTGTTCGTGCTCGGCAGCATCGGCGAGACGTTTGAGGTCACGGGCCTGAGCCATTTCCCCATGGACATTGAGGGCTCGGTGGAGCGGTGTCACCGCAACATCGTGGCGGGAGGCTG CGCCGTCTTCCAGGCGGGCGGCCTCGTGGTCGTCATGGTCGAGGTCAGCCGCAAGCCGTACCTGGCGTCGATCGTGCCCGTCATCGTCAACGCGATCCTCAACGAGCACcagatcgtcgtcgacatcgtcgccttcgtcAGCAGGGGTGACTTTCCTCGCTCGCGGCTGGGGGAGAAGCAGCGGGGCAAGATCCTCGCCGGCTGGGTGACGCGAAAGCTGCGGACGCTGGCCCAGTTTGCCATCCGGGACCTGGATCTGGCGGCCATGGgcgagggtggcggcggtggcggcgacgtgaACAGGACGTCCATCGGAAGCCTGCGTTCCGGCATCCCGGCGGCCGGATCGTCGAACCTCCGGAATGCCGAGTCGGCGCCACGGATCATGGAGCAGGAAGAGTTCGAGCAGCAGATGGATCAAATTTCGAACATGACGCCGGCGCAGGCGAGGGACAGCCTGCAGGAGGAGCAGATGGATCAGCTCTccaggtcggcgtcggcgcagAGGAGCGGCAGCCTGGCGCAGGAacagccggcctcgtcgtcagGCTACGCTCGGGAGACGGCCCACGGTCGCGGCGACGGACAGGCGGACGAGACGCAGTTTGGCCGGGCCGaggtgacgtcgacggcgggacCGAATATGGTACCGAGATCGAGCGAGGCgcgacctcctcctcggaTCCGACTGCCGGGAGTGGATGGCCGCGACGTcttcgagctcgacggcggggacgacgaggaggacgaggactgGACGACGAACGCGATGATGCACATGAACCTCGCCGGAAGCGCCAACGCACGGTGA